GCCGATACGCCCGTGGCCTGCAGGCGCGGAACCCGTACTTCGCGCCGGAACAGCGGCAGGACTGCCAGCCTGGCGCTTGCCCGATCGGCGTGCAGCACGTAGACGGTGTGGTTGACGTGGCCGCGCATGTGCACGTTCCAGGCGATCACGTGGCCGGGGAGTAGCGTGATGGCCGGGCCCGTGGTCATCACGAACTTGTGCGGCTTGCGGTTGGTGACCTGGTCGAACAGTGGTGTGTTGAGGAAGATGTTGCCGGCCAGGAGGTACAGCGCGTACAGGCCCAGTGCAATGTAGCCAGCCACGCGCCATCGGTGGAACCGGTGTCGAATGCGCGCGGGCGTAGGGGACATGTATTGCTCTAGGGACTGGGATGAACTCAACTATTGCTGAGCGCGCTGCGGCGCCGCGTGAAGCATCCATGTGGCCCAGGCTGGATTCTGGTAGTGTCCGGCCAGGTCATTCGCTGAGATCTGCAGGAGCCGCGTGGAGATTCGACCTGCCAACGCCGGCGATTTCGACGTCATGTGGGGCCTGTTCAAGGCCGCCATTGCGCCGCAGGACGCACTGCCGTTTGCCGGCTCGTACGAGGCAGGTACGTTCCGGAGTCACTGGTTCCAGGCCCAGATGCCGCATGTGGCCGTACTGGAGGGCCAGGTTGTCGGGATGTACAAGATGGGCGCGAATTTTCCCGACCTGGGCTCTCATGTGGCCAGCGCGACCTATCTGGTGGATGCGTCGTTACAAGGGCGTGGGGTAGGCCGTGCGCTGGTTGAACACAGCCTGGAGCAGGCGAGGGCGCAAGGGTTCCTGGCCATGCAGTTCAATTACGTGGTCAGCACCAATGCTCCAGCCGTAGCGCTGTACCGGAAGTTGGGGTTCGAGGTGGTGGGCACGCTGCCGAAGGCGTTCCAGCATGGGAAGTTGGGTCTGGTGGATGTCTTTGTGATGCACAGGTTTCTGTAGGCTGGCGCGGGCACCCGGTTTCGTGCGGGTTGCCTGTCCGATTGATTTCGGAGGACCAGTAATGACCACGTCCACCGGATCTCCCTCCGCTGCACCCTTCCGGCAACGCACGCTCTTTCGATGGATCGTCCTCCTTACCTTGCTGGCCTGGGTGTTTACTGCCGTCGTCCTTGCCATTGGCGGTCGGCCTGTTCCAGCCAGGCTCCGCGCTGTTGCGCCCCTGATCGACGGTCCGTGGAAATTCCACGTTGGTGACGATTCGCGCTGGGCGGGCATCCCGGTCGATGACGCGTCCTGGGAAACACTCGACCTCAGTGCGCCGGCCAGCAGCATCGACGGAGACGTGGGGCTGCCCAACTATGTAAGCGGGTGGATGGCGCATGACCACTATGGTTACCAGGGATATGCCTGGTATCGACGCACACTTTCGATTCCAGAGGGAGACCGCGCATGGGACATCCTGGGGCCTACCGCCGTGGAAGATGGCTACGAACTCTTCTGGAACGGTGATCGCCTGGGAGGATCGGGCAGGCTAGGGGACGCGCCTCGCGTGGTGGGCACGCGGCCGATGATCTTTCCGCTTCCAGCAGATGCAGCAGGAACGCAGGAAGTTATCGCCGTAAGAGTGTTCATGCAGCCCGGCAGCGCTGTTGGCCCTGCAAGCGGCGGTATCCATATGGCGCCGACACTCGCCCCACGACCGGAGAGCCAGGCGCTGTTCCACATTCAATGGTGGCGTACCGTTGCAGGCTATATCGTGGAGGTGGTCGAGCCATTGGCCATGATCATGGTAATCGTGCTGGCATCGGCGCTTCGCCAGCGCAGCAGCCATCAATCGTTCATTGCCGTCGTCTGTGCATTGCGCTCCTGCTTTCCGCCGTCAAGCGGCTCGACAACGCGATCGTCTCCTGGACGGATCTGCTCAGTCTTCCGACGTATACATGGTTGAACAACGCGCTTTGGATGCCGCTCAGCCTTGTTGCCTGGGCACTGGCGTGGAATCGCTGGGTACTTCCTCCCTCGCGGACGATCGATGCCAGCGCGCTGACACTTGCAGCGCTGGGGATTGTGGTAGGTGCCATAGGGGCCGCCTCACTCACGCAGGTCTTCCGACTGGGTACGCTCGGGTTGCTGCTGGCCATCGCCGTGCGAATCTTCCGTCAAGGGCCTATGCGTGGCTTTGCGCTTATCGTGATGCTGGTGATCGCCATATCGCAGTACACGAGCGAACTCGGCGCGCTGGGTGTTCCGACGATCTGGTTCCCGTTTGGCATCGGGGTCACGCTGACGCAGTACGTGTACGGGATTGCCATTCCGTTGCTGGCGGTGTTGATCGGGCAGAGTCTGACAGTTGGAGAGTTGCCGCCACAGGCAGGGGTTTCAGGTACAGGGGGGGTTATGGGTCTGTGGGGAGGTTGTCGGTCTGCGCTCGATGGGCGGCGTGAACATAATATACATTATGCGCAATGCTGTATCGGGCTGGCGCAGCCCTTGTCGGCTCCGCATGGCACTGGCTGGGCCTCTGGCTTGGCTCCTGCCTGCGCCCTCAGACCCCGGCCAAGGATGAGATCGCGGCATGATTGAGTTCGACCCGCACCACCGTATCGAGTTGACCGGCCCTTGGGCCGGTTTTTCTTTCCTCGGTGATCGGCTGATCACCCCCGAAGGCCGCGAACTGCTCCCGGAAGATCTGGCCTGGCTGTCGCTCACCGCGTGCCAAGCGCAGGAATGGCGCCGGATGATGGAAGCTGCCCGTTCGGCGCCGTCGATCAACAGTCCCAGAAATGTGCACAATCGAGACGCCGGCATTCGCCATCATCCTGCCACTGTCGTCAATCTGCGGGATGTTGTCAGCCGACGCAAAGAGCGTTCGGCGATAGCGATGGCTGGACCCGACGCCGAGCCGCCCGCAGCCGTCCTGCCGGTGCCGGGGCCGAAACGCCGCCAGCGCGTGTGAGGCGCTTCCGTAGGGGCGCTGCCCCTACACCCCGTCACTTACCACTCCCCCTGCTATCAGTTTCGACGCCAGGCGCTTGAGGGGCGGCGCTTGAATCTTGTCCTTCCGGAATGCCAATTAGCTCAAAGTCAAGAAATTTCTGCTTAGGGAATCGCTTGCGCAGCACCACATGAAACTGAGCCTTAGCCTTTTGCAGTGAAGCAAGCGTGTCGTCCACATCTTTGATGATGAACTCTGTAGTTCTTACAAGCTCATCAACCACACGCGGTCCGACTTCAGTACGCAATTCCTGCAGAGTAATTCCTCCCCGCTGATGAAGACCTTTAGCTTCAGCTACCGGTTGGTACTGGTCCAGATGAACCTTGGACCGGCGGTCGATCGCCTTCATAAGGTTATGGAAGCGTCGCTCCTCTAACCACAGGTCAGCGACTGCCTGCTGGCCCTCTTTGTCAGAAAGAAAGCTGAGGCCGTCGAAGTTGAAGCGCTCCCGATCCACATCCTCGGGAAGGCTGGGCGCCAGCATTACTCCGGCGGCCCGCCCCATTCCGCGAATCGGATTCACGTAATTCGCCTTGTAGCCCCCAACCGTATTCGCCATTCGGAATAGGCACTGAAGGGCGGCGCCTGCTTGCGCAATTTCCTGCTGCCGCCTCTCCCTATCCTTCTCCTTTTGCTGCAGCCGGAATGCAAACATGGCGCCAAAGAAGGAGGCCGCGATCGTGGCTATCGCCGAAAGGTAATCCTTCTCCAAAATGCTTGAAATCACATGACCAGCGGCCTCCTGTGTCTGGCGTAGAAGATCGTACACGTTCTCCATTTCATTGCTCCATTCTTTGGGAGACTGCCTCCGGCTTGCGCGAGGCCGATCAGAAGTAGAAGCCGATATTGAGGTTCAGCCGCGAATGCCAGCTGGAAAGGCCTCCTTCGTCGATGCCGATACCATCACCACCGGCAAACCACATGTTGCGGCCAGCGATCCAGTCGACATAGGTGAGCATGATGCCTTTCTGCAGGCTGCAACCGGTCACGTTCTGCCACGAATCACGAAGGCCAGCGCGGTGCCCGACCGGGCGGGTCATGCTGAGGTTGTTATAGCAGGTGATGTCATCCAGCCAGCCCTTCTGGCCGAACGAATAGGCGATGTTGGCGCTTGGCACATCCGCCTGCGCTGCAACCTGGAAGGGGGATTGGAACGCCGACATTGCGATGCGATCTCCGGGCACGTCATACCGGTACCGCGCCCACTGCAACTGAGCGGTCCAACCATCGCGCTGCCACTGTGCGTGGAGTGCCGCGCCCTGATGACCGTAGTGACGCCGTGTCTGAGTGTTCTGCACCTTGCCAGCAAACGCTGATGCGCCTAGCAACAGTTGGCCGCCACCCCAGTCGCGCGCGCTCTCCACGCGTGCATGCAGTCGTTGCCGCTCGCGATACGGCAACGCCTCGGTCTGCGCGACATCAAAGGAGTAGCGATCGTAGCGAGCCCCGGACCCGTATTCGTCTCCAGAGAACCAGCCAAGATGCCAGGTTGTGCTGCCGCTGCGGTGAATCACCACAAGGCCCGGATCGTAATCATCCTCGATGCCCAGGTAGTAGCCGGAGCCGAACCAGAAACTCTGCGAAACGGTGGGGAGCAGCCCGAACGGGACTTGCTGGATACCTGCCTTGAGCTGGGTAGCATCGGAGAACTGCCAGCCCGCGTAGGCGTGATGCACGGCGTCGAAGCCATCGTACCAGCGGTATTGGGCAGAGAAGGAAAACGGTCCGGTTCCAGCGTCAAGGTCTGCACGCATCAGTTCAAGCTGAAGGCGGCTGGTCGGCCCGTAGTCGAGCCAGCCGTAATTGAACCTTACCGCACCACCAAGCTTGAAGTAGGAATCGCCGTTCCGATCAGGTTCGGATGCCTCTGTGGGTAAGGAAACGCTGGCGAGCAAGGCAATGGCAATAGAGGAAATTACTCTCACGATCGGGCTATCTGCCTCCGAGTTCCACATGCGAAAGCGCGCCAGTGTAACGTTGCATGTTGTGAAGAACGCGTCGGCCGACGGCCGACGCAGTGCAGTCCCGTGTCATCAGGGGTGGAAAGTGTTCCCAGCGAACGAGGCGATCTTTCCGTCAGATGTCGGCAACGATCATGACGTCAGCGATTGACGTGGACCACGACGCGTTAGGTTGGCTCAGCAATCGGTGCCGCAGCTCGCCGTGTTTTTGCCGTGTCGCTTGGCGTCATACAGGGCCTGGTCCGCTCTAGCGAGCCACTCTTCGGCACTGGTCGTCGTGGGCGCTGCGGCAATGCCGATGCTCACGCTCAGGTCCAGCATTGCGGCATCACTGCCCGTATCAACGTGGAGCAGGCTCCTGATCTTCTCTGCCAGCAGCATGGCCTCAGCCGGCGTCTGCCCGGCGAGCAGCAGCGCGAACTCATCTCCGCCCAGGCGCCCCGGTGTGTCGCCGGGGCGTGACACGCTGCGCAGGACCGCAGCGATACGACGCAGTGCTTCATCGCCGGTGCGATGGCCCAAGGTATCGTTGATGCGCTTGAAATCGTCCACGTCCAGCATCAGCAGGCAATCCGTCCGGCCCAGGGCGCGCCCCGCTTCGATCATCTGCTGGGCGCGGTGCATGAGGTAGCCGCGATTGGCCAGTTCCACCAGTGGATCCATTCGGCTGAGTCGCTGCAACTGCCGATTCTGTGACCTGACCCGGCGCGCAAGACGCCAACTCAGTGCACTCAATCCGATCCCGTAGACAAACAGGAACGGAAGGCTGAGCAGGAATGTTCGGGAAGAAGTGGCCGGCTGCCATGGCGTGCCCATGGCAAGCCATGCAGCAAGGAAACCGAGCAGAAGCGCAGCCGTGGCCTTCAGCGCCAGCCGTGTACCGCCGGCCGCGATCTTGTCTGCCACCAGCAGGGCAGCGAAGAGCGCGCTGGGCACAGCGCTGACAGCCATGAAGGCGATCCATGCCCCGCCCAGCAGCGAGTCGACAACCATGCAACGGAATTGCACGACAGCTGGCCGGGCGGCGCGCCTTGTCAGCAGCTGTGCAATGACCGGCCAGACCAGCGCGTTGACCAGTAGAAACACGAATGCCAGCCTGCCCATGCCGCGCTCCAGGCCCACCGATGCAATGGGGAGTGCAGCCAGCAAGGCGCCCACGAAGCGCATCCACCCAATCCGGCGGGCAGCCCCCAAGCCCTCAACCGCAACCTCGTCCGAATCAGTGAAGAATGGCATCGCGTCCCCCACCCGTATCCATGATGTCCCCAGGCGCCTTCTGCTCCTGCGCAGTCTGTCGCTTTGCTGTCAACGGCAGGTCAACGCACGTTGCGGCGGCTAGTATCGCTCCCGCCTGAGATGGCGGTGGCAGTCGTCAGTGACCGATCCCGCTCGCCGATGCGACGCGATAGGGCCATGCTGCGACGCTCCTCCAGCCAGGCGTGAAGCATGGGCGGCGGCATCGGTTGCGCGAAGAAATAGCCCTGAAAATACTCGCAGCCCAGCGAGATCAACAGGTCGCGTTGCTCCGCCGTCTCGACCCCTTCCGCCAGCGCACTCATGTCCATCACCTGGGAGATCTCAACAATCTTGCCCAGCAGGCGTTGAGCACTCTCCTGGGTGGTGACCTCCTGCGCGAACTGCCTGTCGATCTTCAGCTTGCGAATGGGTAAGGTCCGCAGTGTGGACAGGGACGAATAGCCCGTGCCGAAATCATCCAGTGCCCACGTCACGCCCAGTGCCTCAAGATCAAGCATTCGGTCGATCATCTCTGCCGTATCGGTGGATAGTGCGGATTCCGTGAGTTCCAGTTCCAGCAAGGCGGGGTTGATTCCGCTTTGATTGACCAGCTTGGCTACCGAGGGGACGAACGCCTCATCCAAGAGTTGAACCGGACTGATGTTCACGGCCACTCGCATGCCACGCGTATGGACATGACCGGACCATCCAGCGAGCAGTTCGCAGGCCTGTCGAAGTACTTCCAGCCCTATCTCGTTGATCAATGCACTTTCTTCGGCCAGCGGTATGAACGAGTCTGGCGATAACAGGCCCGCCGACGGATGCCGCCAGCGAACCAGTGCCTCAACGCCGATCACGTCGGCGTCGACATGCACCTGTGGCTGGTAGTGAACCTCTATCTCACCGTTGCGCACTGCGCGTCCGAGCTCACGCTCCAGGCGCAGGCGCTTGCCGATATCCAGTCGGTAGATGCCGAAGATCGCCGCCAGAAGCACCATGGAGATCGCCGTGTTGAAGCGCGCGCCCCAGTGGCGAACCTCTACTGGCGGTGAGATGCCTGGCGCAATTCGATCGAGTGCCCCGAGCGCAAACGCTGCAAACATTGCCAGGCAAAGCAACGGAAACACCAGGGAGCCATAGCGTTCGCGCGCTTCGAATGTGAAAGCAGCACCTGCGGCCAAGGGCAGAAGGAACAGGTGAACCGAACGTGGCACGCCTGCAATGGGCGCATCAATGGCCGCAATCGCACAGACAGCTGCCAGCACTCCGTGGGCGACGATCAGAATGGACGCACCGTCACTGCGCTTGCTTCGAAGGAGCGCGAGGATACCTACGGCGATCAAGCCGACAAATACAATGGATAGCTCGGCCCGTCCGAAATACAGGTAACAGGATGTCCAGGCCAGGCCCAGGCAGATGCAGGAGATGCCCGCGAGTGACAGTATGGCGGACACCTTCTCGCGGCGAGCAGCGCCTCTGAATTTCAGAGCGCCACGCCCAGCGTCTACCGCGCGATCCGTCATCACCAGTGCCTCCTCCGACGACCCTTCCACTGCGCTGAATCCGCCCATGCCCGGCAATGGCAGTTAAGCCGTTGGAAAGCATCACGCGCTGGAGCGAGCTGGCACGCCTGAGAATATCAAAGCAACGCAGGACATCCAAATGTCGGTTTTTTGGCGCATGCCGCAGCATGTAGGGCAGCAGTGCAGTACACCTGACGGCCCTGCCAGGCGCGGTCACCTGGCAATCAGCTGTCAGTGGCGCCTTGATACGCCGAGCCTGCTGGCCAGCTCACCTTCACCTCAAGCCCGCCCAGCTTCTGAGAGGTGCCCAGCGTCACGCCCGCGCCGTGGGAATCGGCCACCTCCCTGACAATGGACAGCCCCAACCCGCTGCCCTGCACCCGGCTCCCCAGCGTTCGGTAGAAGCGGTCAAAGACGCGATCGCGCTCTTCCTCGGCGATGCCCGGACCGCTGTCGGCGACGATGAGAAACACCCTGCCCTCCTCCTGCATCACGCAGACATTCAGGCGACCGCCGACGGGGGTGTAGCGCACGGCGTTCTCCAGCAGGTTGCGAACCAGCGCGCTCAGCGCGGCCTCGTCACCCCTGATCTCCGCGCTGTCCAGCTTCAGTTCGATGTACTGTCGATTTACGGAAAGGATGGGACGCAGCGCATCCACCTCCATGCCGACCAGGCCATCCAGGCTCAGGCGCACCGAAGTGAATCGGGATACGGCTTCTGCGCGGTTGAGTGTGAGCAGCTGCGAAGCAAGGCGCTCCAGCCGCGCCACTGAGTCGCTGACCATCTCCTGTGCGCGTACCCTTCCTGCATCATCCGGCGCCATGCGTGCGTTGTCTGCATGCACTTTCAGCGCACTGATTGGTGTGCGCAACTCGTGTGCGGCATCGGCTACAAACCGCCGCTCGCGCGCCAGTGCCTCGTTCAGTCGCCCAAGCAGACCGTTCACTGCCTGCACCAGTCCTCGCGCCTCGCGCGGCACGTCAGCCGCGTCCAGTGGCGACATGCGCCCGGGATCACGCCTGCCGATCTGGTCCGAGACGCTCTGCAGCGAGCGGGTCACGTAATTGACGCTCCACCAGATCACCAGCGCCATCAGTGGCAGCGCCAGCAGCAACGGCAGCAGGGTGCCTTCTGCAATATCTTCGGCCAGCTCTTCGCGGATGTCCGACCGCTCGCCAGACTGGAACCATCGGCCCCCCCGGGTCTGCAGCGTAAAGGTGCGCCATTGTTCGCCGTCGATTACGGGACTGGCGTAGCCAGCCACCAATGCAGCCAGTGGCCGGGTGGGAGCACTGTCCGAGCGGAGCAACAGGCGCTGCTTCGCGTCCCATACCTGGAAGGCAAGCTTGCTCTCATAGGCATGTCCATCGCTGAACGCCAGCGCGTCGCCCACGCCTTCAGCGTGCCCGTGCCAACCGCGCAGCACAATGGGATCGCCTGGAAACGCAGTCAGATCACCTAGCGGCTCATCTACCAGGCCCATCAGTACCCGCGTGGACTGCACCAGCCGGGCATCGAACATTTCCCCCGCTTCCTGTAGACCGGCGCGATAGCTGAAGAATCCGGCCACGGCCATCAGAACCGCCAAGGTGCTCAGCAGGGTCAGCAGCAGGGTGCGTCGCATCGACCTCATGCATCCGGCTCCGGCGACTGCCCCAGCGCATACCCGATACCCCGCACGGTACGCACGATCGCAGGGTCGACCTTGCGCCGCAGCTGATGCACATGAACATCCACTGCGTTGCTGGCGACGTCCTCATCCCAGCCGTAGAGGTGCTTCTGGATCGTTTCTCGCGCCATTGGCCGACCGTTCTGCTCCATCAACAATCTCAGCAGCGAGAACTCGCGGCGGGTCAGATCCAGCGTCCGTCCTTTCCATCGCGCCTCCAGCGTCGCCGGATCAAGATGGAGGTCACCGGCGTCAAGCGTAGGATGCGAACGTCCGCTGCTGCGCCTGACGAGCGCGCGGACGCGCGCCAGCAGCTCGGCGGTATCGAAGGGCTTCCCGAGG
This genomic interval from Stenotrophomonas sp. 57 contains the following:
- a CDS encoding N-acetyltransferase: MEIRPANAGDFDVMWGLFKAAIAPQDALPFAGSYEAGTFRSHWFQAQMPHVAVLEGQVVGMYKMGANFPDLGSHVASATYLVDASLQGRGVGRALVEHSLEQARAQGFLAMQFNYVVSTNAPAVALYRKLGFEVVGTLPKAFQHGKLGLVDVFVMHRFL
- a CDS encoding DUF3653 domain-containing protein, giving the protein MIEFDPHHRIELTGPWAGFSFLGDRLITPEGRELLPEDLAWLSLTACQAQEWRRMMEAARSAPSINSPRNVHNRDAGIRHHPATVVNLRDVVSRRKERSAIAMAGPDAEPPAAVLPVPGPKRRQRV
- a CDS encoding sensor domain-containing diguanylate cyclase yields the protein MRFVGALLAALPIASVGLERGMGRLAFVFLLVNALVWPVIAQLLTRRAARPAVVQFRCMVVDSLLGGAWIAFMAVSAVPSALFAALLVADKIAAGGTRLALKATAALLLGFLAAWLAMGTPWQPATSSRTFLLSLPFLFVYGIGLSALSWRLARRVRSQNRQLQRLSRMDPLVELANRGYLMHRAQQMIEAGRALGRTDCLLMLDVDDFKRINDTLGHRTGDEALRRIAAVLRSVSRPGDTPGRLGGDEFALLLAGQTPAEAMLLAEKIRSLLHVDTGSDAAMLDLSVSIGIAAAPTTTSAEEWLARADQALYDAKRHGKNTASCGTDC
- a CDS encoding EAL domain-containing protein: MTDRAVDAGRGALKFRGAARREKVSAILSLAGISCICLGLAWTSCYLYFGRAELSIVFVGLIAVGILALLRSKRSDGASILIVAHGVLAAVCAIAAIDAPIAGVPRSVHLFLLPLAAGAAFTFEARERYGSLVFPLLCLAMFAAFALGALDRIAPGISPPVEVRHWGARFNTAISMVLLAAIFGIYRLDIGKRLRLERELGRAVRNGEIEVHYQPQVHVDADVIGVEALVRWRHPSAGLLSPDSFIPLAEESALINEIGLEVLRQACELLAGWSGHVHTRGMRVAVNISPVQLLDEAFVPSVAKLVNQSGINPALLELELTESALSTDTAEMIDRMLDLEALGVTWALDDFGTGYSSLSTLRTLPIRKLKIDRQFAQEVTTQESAQRLLGKIVEISQVMDMSALAEGVETAEQRDLLISLGCEYFQGYFFAQPMPPPMLHAWLEERRSMALSRRIGERDRSLTTATAISGGSDTSRRNVR
- a CDS encoding ATP-binding protein produces the protein MLLTLLSTLAVLMAVAGFFSYRAGLQEAGEMFDARLVQSTRVLMGLVDEPLGDLTAFPGDPIVLRGWHGHAEGVGDALAFSDGHAYESKLAFQVWDAKQRLLLRSDSAPTRPLAALVAGYASPVIDGEQWRTFTLQTRGGRWFQSGERSDIREELAEDIAEGTLLPLLLALPLMALVIWWSVNYVTRSLQSVSDQIGRRDPGRMSPLDAADVPREARGLVQAVNGLLGRLNEALARERRFVADAAHELRTPISALKVHADNARMAPDDAGRVRAQEMVSDSVARLERLASQLLTLNRAEAVSRFTSVRLSLDGLVGMEVDALRPILSVNRQYIELKLDSAEIRGDEAALSALVRNLLENAVRYTPVGGRLNVCVMQEEGRVFLIVADSGPGIAEEERDRVFDRFYRTLGSRVQGSGLGLSIVREVADSHGAGVTLGTSQKLGGLEVKVSWPAGSAYQGATDS
- a CDS encoding response regulator transcription factor, which translates into the protein MRILLAEDDRSLGEGIRTALRRGAFAVDWVEDGTAALLAAQDGDFDLVVLDLGLPRVDGIEVIRRLRAAANPVPILVLSARERPADRTLGLDVGADDYLGKPFDTAELLARVRALVRRSSGRSHPTLDAGDLHLDPATLEARWKGRTLDLTRREFSLLRLLMEQNGRPMARETIQKHLYGWDEDVASNAVDVHVHQLRRKVDPAIVRTVRGIGYALGQSPEPDA